The following coding sequences lie in one Salvelinus fontinalis isolate EN_2023a chromosome 21, ASM2944872v1, whole genome shotgun sequence genomic window:
- the LOC129818577 gene encoding uncharacterized protein LOC129818577 has product MGKLCELALVSLALLALLHTDSTWAKRSGGSSSSSKKSSSNNRGSEKKPSKTSNTQTGSYPRQPQSPNRNPNSYPAGGSYPGRGTNQNQNPAGGYPAAGGYPAAGGYPNQQYPGRANPGGYPNQNPAAGGYPAAGGYPAAGGYPNQQYPGRANPGGYPNQNPVAGGYPAAGGYPNQQYPGRANPGGYPNQNPAAGGYPAAGGYPNQNPGRGGVNQGYPAGGYPVRGGNTGWGQAGGYPGGGMGGGYQPNWNPNNKILSPRYGYGGGHGGMGGGSPFSRSVQNMGHYPSTQSKGFAKKALMAAGVGAVAGMAVGYGLGRFPRPHFNFRNPQEEQSYNNYMYSKYGERSTDENDYGRDYTYKVPPRAESYDSFMDTCMKRNDLLQDQGSDSQATPNNQRNNPQGANSQSLPITPEVGNSSPASNQEGTDTVKPLTPAPTEIAGEDTDKEEDDGLTVSIEEIGYPVLVEQLKNRKCVELYMNYSERFLEKQTAEHSSGSNNNNKYENSRSNPLGQGLVQLITTFLMVLSSTLLLQ; this is encoded by the coding sequence ATGGGGAAGCTATGTGAGCTGGCCCTTGTGTCTCTGGCCCTCCTGGCTCTACTTCATACTGACTCTACATGGGCCAAGAGAAGTGgcggcagcagtagcagcagcaaaaaGTCGTCATCCAACAACAGGGGTTCAGAAAAAAAGCCATCAAAAACATCAAACACGCAGACAGgaagctatcccagacaaccacAGAGCCCCAACAGGAACCCCAACTCATACCCAGCAGGAGGTAGTTATCCAGGGAGAGGTACCAATCAGAACCAGAACCCAGCCGGTGGATACCCTGCTGCAGGTGGCTATCCTGCTGCAGGTGGCTACCCCAACCAGCAGTATCCAGGCAGAGCCAATCCTGGGGGATATCCAAACCAGAACCCTGCAGCTGGAGGTTACCCAGCCGCTGGTGGCTATCCTGCAGCAGGTGGCTATCCCAACCAGCAGTATCCAGGCAGAGCCAATCCTGGGGGATATCCAAACCAGAACCCTGTAGCTGGAGGTTACCCAGCCGCTGGTGGCTATCCCAACCAGCAGTATCCAGGCCGGGCAAATCCTGGGGGATATCCAAACCAGAATCCAGCAGCGGGTGGTTACCCTGCAGCAGGAGGCTACCCCAACCAGAACCCAGGGAGAGGAGGGGTCAATCAGGGATACCCAGCTGGAGGTTACCCAGTAAGAGGGGGAAATACTGGCTGGGGGCAGGCAGGGGGCTACCctggtggagggatgggaggaggttacCAACCCAACTGGAACCCAAACAATAAGATCCTCAGTCCCCGCTATGGTTATGGAGGTGGGCATGGGGGTATGGGAGGTGGCTCTCCCTTCTCACGCTCAGTTCAGAATATGGGGCACTACCCCTCTACTCAGTCCAAGGGCTTTGCTAAGAAGGCTCTTATGGCCGCAGGGGTTGGGGCTGTGGCAGGTATGGCAGTAGGCTATGGCCTTGGGCGTTTCCCTCGCCCACATTTCAACTTCCGCAACCCTCAGGAGGAGCAGTCCTACAACAACTACATGTACAGCAAATACGGTGAACGCTCCACAGATGAAAACGACTATGGCCGGGACTATACCTACAAAGTACCACCGCGGGCAGAGTCCTACGATAGCTTCATGGATACCTGCATGAAGAGGAACGACCTTCTGCAGGATCAGGGCAGCGACTCCCAGGCCACACCTAACAACCAGAGGAACAACCCCCAGGGAGCCAACAGCCAGAGCCTGCCCATCACTCCTGAGGTGGGGAACAGCAGTCCAGCTAGCAACCAGGAGGGAACAGACACAGTGAAGCCTCTCACCCCAGCCCCTACGGAGATAGCTGGAGAGGATACGGATAAGGAGGAGGATGACGGCCTCACAGTGAGCATTGAGGAGATTGGTTACCCTGTATTGGTGGAGCAGCTGAAGAACCGTAAGTGTGTGGAGCTGTACATGAACTACTCTGAGCGTTTCCTGGAGAAGCAGACAGCTGAACACAGCAGCGGCAGCAACAATAACAACAAGTATGAGAACAGTCGCAGTAACCCCCTTGGCCAGGGGCTGGTACAGCTGATAACCACCTTCCTCATGGTCCTGAGCAGCACTCTTCTGCTGCAGTAA